One Choloepus didactylus isolate mChoDid1 chromosome 8, mChoDid1.pri, whole genome shotgun sequence DNA window includes the following coding sequences:
- the LOC119542235 gene encoding LOW QUALITY PROTEIN: poly(rC)-binding protein 2-like (The sequence of the model RefSeq protein was modified relative to this genomic sequence to represent the inferred CDS: deleted 2 bases in 1 codon): MDTGVTEDGLNVTLTIRLLMHGKEVGSIMGKKGESVKKMCGESGARISISEGDCPERIITLAGPTNAVFKAFAMIIDKLEEDISSSMTNSTAARRLPVTLRLVTPARQCGSLIGKGGCKIKEIRESTGAQVQVAGDMLPSSAERAITIAGIPQSIIECVKQICTVILELSQSPPKSATIPYRLKPSSSPVIFAGGQVRYSTGSDSASFPHTTRSVCLNPDLEGPVLEACTIQGQYAIPQPDLTKLHQLAMQQSHFPMTHGNTGFSAGLDASAQTTSHELTIPNDLIGCIIGRQGARFNEIRQTSRAQIKVAHPVEGSTDRQVTITGSAASISLAQYLINVRLSAETGGMGSS, from the exons ATGGACACCGGTGTGACTGAAGATGGATTAAATGTCACTCTCACCATCCGGCTACTTATGCATGGAAAGGAAGTTGGCAGTATcatgggaaagaaaggagaatcaGTTAAGAAGATGTGCGGGGAGAGTGGTGCCCGTATCAGCATCTCAGAAGGGGATTGTCCTGAGAGAATTATCACTTTGGCTGGACCCACTAACGCCGTCTTTAAAGCCTTTGCTATGATCATTGACAAACTGGAAGAGGACATCAGCAGCTCCATGACCAACAGCACAGCTGCCCGTAGACTCCCAGTCACCCTGAGGCTGGTGACCCCTGCTCGTCAGTGTGGCTCTCTCATTGGGAAAGGTGGTTGCAAGATCAAGGAAATACGAGAGAGTACAGGGGCTCAGGTCCAGGTAGCAGGGGATATGCTCCCCAGCTCAGCTGAGAGGGCCATCACTATTGCTGGTATTCCGCAGTCCATCATTGAGTGTGTCAAACAGATCTGCACTGTCATATTGGAG CTCTCCCAGTCCCCCCCGAAGAGCGCGACCATCCCGTACCGGCTCAAGCCGTCCAGTTCTCCGGTCATCTTTGCAGGTGGTCAGGTCAGGTACAGCACAGGCAGCGACAGTGCGAGCTTTCCCCACACCACCCGGTCCGTGTGCCTCAACCCTGACCTGGAGGGACCAGTTCTAGAGGCCTGTACCATTCAAGGACAGTATGCCATCCCACAGCCAGATCTGACCAAGCTGCACCAGTTGGCGATGCAGCAGTCTCATTTTCCCATGACGCACGGCAACACCGGATTCAGTGCAGGTTTGGATGCATCTGCTCAGACTACTTCTCATGAACTCACCATTCCAAACGATTTGATTGGCTGCATAATCGGGCGTCAAGGCGCCAGATTCAATGAGATCCGTCAGACGTCTCGGGCGCAGATCAAAGTTGCGCACCCAGTGGAAGGATCTACTGATAGGCAGGTTACCATCACTGGATCTGCTGCCAGCATTAGCCTGGCTCAATATCTAATCAATGTCAGGCTTTCCGCGGAGACGGGTGGCATGGGGAGCAGCTAG